In Oreochromis aureus strain Israel breed Guangdong linkage group 20, ZZ_aureus, whole genome shotgun sequence, the following are encoded in one genomic region:
- the phactr3a gene encoding phosphatase and actin regulator 3a: MATSDGLDGCLQRGRSQSDPNILTEPGIELAHGTVDVVDQQRVLRTGCLVTGVHTPPIRRNSKLATLGRIFKPWKWRKKKNEKLKQSSTDVALSSGLLCHDPNSPTQGCCSDGAVLLGGFGGPLNPNLTVSSVEYLGPEEEHPPSAAPLQDCERVEENMRLPEEEGDEEVHPAGDLPEGLQDMGEQMEERSEEEIPPGTSPPQVPPKLLPQLSTGDDSGPVSLPTHLPNSYLPKEPLPRATESLASMTLPLRGPLANPSGSPHLGNMIHPPMPPSCIMEELQRAFASKNRQESVHDGCEQGSPPRMWCSDGRLSRSCSSDNQHTSSLGGSCLGIGGSDWPKKEAEENKENVRLDQCFSNTSGLPTDLDGWNESVISGTLPRRLRKELLAFKLRNRPSKQELEDRNIFPARSDQERQEIRQQIEMKLAKRLSQRPNVEELESRNILKQRNDQTEQEERREIKQRLNRKLNQRPTVDELRDRKILIRFSDYVEVAKAQDYDRRADKPWTRLSAADKAAIRKELNEFKSTEMEVHASSKHLTRFHRP, from the exons ATGGCTACATCGGATGGACTAGACGGCTGTCTGCAGCGAGGCAGATCTCAAAGTGACCCGAACATACTCACCGAACCGGGCATCGAGTTGGCTCACGGCACAG TAGATGTGGTGGACCAGCAGAGGGTGCTGAGGACAGGTTGCTTGGTGACTGGGGTGCACACACCGCCAATCCGACGTAACAGCAAGCtggccaccctggggcgcatcTTCAAGCCCTGgaagtggaggaaaaagaaaaacgagAAGCTCAAGCAGAGTTCCACAG ATGTAGCATTATCGAGTGGCCTTCTATGCCACGACCCAAACTCCCCCACCCAAGGCTGCTGCTCGGATGGTGCGGTCTTACTTGGAGGATTTGGGGGACCATTGAATCCAAACCTCACAGTAAGCAGTGTGGAATACCTTGGTCCTGAGGAGGAGCATCCCCCTTCAG CCGCCCCTCTCCAAGACTGTGAACGGGTGGAGGAGAATATGCGACTACCggaggaggagggagatgaGGAGGTGCACCCTGCAGGGGATTTACCTGAGGGACTGCAGGACATGGGAGAACAGATGGAAGAGAGATCAGAGGAAGAGATTCCTCCAGGAACTTCCCCACCACAAGTACCTCCAAAACTTTTGCCCCAGCTGAGCACTGGAGATG ATTCAGGTCCTGTATCACTCCCTACTCATCTGCCCAACTCCTACCTCCCCAAGGAGCCTCTACCCAGGGCCACAGAAAGTCTGGCCTCAATGACCCTGCCACTAAGAGGGCCTCTGGCCAACCCCTCAGGGTCCCCACATCTAGGCAATATGATACACCCTCCCATGCCCCCTAGCTGCATAATGGAGGAACTGCAAAGAGCTTTCGCTTCTAAGAACAGACAGGAGAG TGTCCATGATGGGTGTGAGCAGGGCTCACCCCCGCGGATGTGGTGCTCCGACGGACGGCTCTCTCGCTCCTGCAGCTCGGATAACCAACACACATCGTCTCTGGGGGGAAGTTGTTTGGGGATTGGAGGGTCTGACTGGCCCAAGAAGGAGGCAGAGGAGAACAAGGAGAATGTGCGGCTGGACCAGTGCTTCTCCAACACCTCAGGCCTCCCCACCGACTTGGACGGCTGGAACGAGTCTGTTATCTCTG GCACACTTCCTCGCAGGCTAAGGAAGGAGTTGCTGGCTTTCAAACTACGAAACAGGCCCAGCAAGCAGGAGCTGGAAGACAGGAATATCTTCCCAGCAAGGAGTGATCAGGAGCGCCAGGAAATTCGCCAGCAGATTGAGATGAAACTCGCCAA GAGGCTGAGCCAGAGACCGAATGTGGAGGAGCTGGAGAGTCGGAACATTTTGAAAC AGAGAAATGACCAGACAGaacaggaggagaggagggagatCAAACAGCGGCTAAACAGAAAG CTCAACCAGCGGCCCACAGTAGATGAACTGCGGGACAGAAAGATCCTCATCCGCTTCAGTGACTATGTGGAGGTAGCTAAAGCTCAGGACTACGACAGGAGAGCAGACAAGCCCTGGACTCGTCTGTCAGCAGCAGACAAG GCTGCAATCCGGAAAGAGCTGAACGAGTTTAAGAGCACCGAGATGGAAGTGCATGCCTCAAGCAAACATCTAACGAG GTTCCACCGACCGTGA